One stretch of Eupeodes corollae chromosome 2, idEupCoro1.1, whole genome shotgun sequence DNA includes these proteins:
- the LOC129947791 gene encoding uncharacterized protein LOC129947791: MLKFAFTFLLVIIPIILVKTDSTNTTDTWNGNWFPRNPLKQTTEKIDLKGLFGATKSETNINDSWTGNWFPRNPLKQTTEKIDLKELFGAKKSETNINDSWEGNWFPHNPNAKVNNIQSGNYVQSDCDDGEKNIDIDFDPENKQHNYKYLCLNLRKKYEPNYATSPIQRETIIPPAYKAPVYCQNETIEYEERLPTYGAHRQLYPQYGEYKFLPIQRWMHNLRYGAVVMLYHPCANQMQIEKLRGTLNACLYRHIITPSTMLLPERPLALLAWGKSLEMSVVDVRTVVDFITSSAKKGQDKGEPDFGKYDRGLIAEAKLVTDETDSEICANINL, translated from the exons atgcttaagtttgcttttacttttcttttggtgattattccaataattttagtgaaaacagATTCAACAAATACAACTGATACATGGAATGGCAATTGGTTCCCCAGGAAtccattaaaacaaacaacagagAAAATTGATCTCAAGGGATTATTTGGTGCAACGAAATCAGAAACAAATATCAACGATTCATGGACTGGCAATTGGTTCCCCAGGAAtccattaaaacaaacaacagagAAAATTGATCTCAAGGAATTATTTGGTGCAAAGAAATCAGAAACAAATATCAACGATTCATGGGAGGGAAATTGGTTCCCACATAATCCAAACGCAAAAGTAAACAACATTCAGAGCGGCAATTATGTTCAATCGGACTGCGATGACGGAGAG aaaaatatcgaTATTGATTTCGATCCCGAAAACAAACAACATAACTACAAATATCTCTGCTTGAATCTCAGGAAAAAGTATGAGCCAAACTATGCCACGTCTCCCATCCAGCGAGAAACCATTATTCCACCAGCTTATAag GCTCCTGTTTATTGCCAGAACGAGACGATTGAATATGAAGAGCGACTACCTACGTA TGGTGCTCATCGGCAACTCTATCCGCAATACGGAGAGTATAAGTTTCTTCCCATACAAAGATGGATGCATAACCTTCGATACGGTGCTGTTGTTATGCTTTATCACCCTTGTGCCAATCAAATGCAAATTGAAAAGCTTAGAGGCACACTGAACGCTTGCCTTTACCGCCACATTATTACTCCATCTACAATGCTTTTACCTGAACGTCCATTAGCACTTCTTGCATGGGGCAAAAGCCTAGAGATGTCGGTTGTGGATGTGCGCActgttgttgattttattacCAGCAGTGCCAAAAAAGGGCAGGATAAAGGGGAACCAGATTTTGGGAAATACGATCGAGGTTTAATTGCTGAAGCAAAACTTGTCACGGATGAAACTGATTCTGAAATATGTGCGAATATAAACTTATAA